The sequence TCGCGCTCTCCCAGTACTATAAGGGAACGTAACAATGTGCATTTGCGGGTTTGCGGCCTGAACTGTGCGGAAGGCCGAGAGTTAGCAAGCCGTATCTTTGCAATTGATCACGATGTACGCATGATGACATCTTCGACGGGCAAGCAGATCGCCGGCTGGGTTGTGGCACTTGGCGTGATGGGGCTGCTGGCTTGGCCTAAAATCAGCGCGTCTGGTGACGCCGCATCGAGCAACCGCGGCGCAGCGCCCCCCCTCGGCGTCGACGTCACCGTTGTAACGCCGACGACGGTAACCGAGCGCATTGAAACGACCGGCACGCTGCGCGCGAATGAATCCGTGGCGCTAACGGCCGAGACAAGCGGGAAGATCACTTCACTCCGCTTTGCCGAGGGGGATCGCGTGGCGGCCGGGCAGCTGCTCTTCACCATCAACAGCGCCGAGCTGGAAGCACAGCGTGAGCGCCTGTCTCATGAGCTATCCCTGGCCCGCGAGCAAGCACAGCGGCAAGCGCAGTTGCTGCAGCAGGGCGGCGTGAGTCAGGAAACCTACGACGAGACGCTGACCCGCGTGCAGGTGCTGGAGGCAGAGCAAGCGCTCCTGGATGCCCAAATTGCTAAAACGAAGGTGCGCGCGCCGTTTGGCGGCACGGTGGGTCTGCGATACGTAAGTGAAGGCAGCTACCTCACCCCGCAAACGACGGTGGCCATGCTGCACGATCTCAACCCGCTAAAGCTGGACTTTTCGGTGCCCGAGCAGTACGCCGGGCGCGTGGCCCCGGGCCAGCCCATTCGGTTTCGCGTGCGGGGCGGCGACACGGTGCATACGGCCACTATTTACGCCCAGGCCTCCACCATCGACCCCGAAACGCGCACCCTGCCCTTGCGCGCCCGCCTCGCCAATCCGGCCCGCCGCCTCCGCCCCGGCGCGTTTGCCGACATCACCGTGCCCCTGCAAGCCACGCGCGACGCCCTCACCGTCCCCACGTTTGCCGTGCTACCGGAGCTGGGTACGCAGCAGGTGTTCGTGCTTGAACGGGGCGTGGCGCAGCCGCGCAACGTAACGCTGGGCGTGCGGGGCGACTCTGCCGTGCAAATTACGGAGGGCCTTGCCGCCGGCGACACCGTCATTACCTCGGGGCTGCAGCGCCTGCGCGGCGGCCTGCCCGTGCGCGTTGAGCGCGTCGAGTAACTGCGCAGCCGCCTCGCCCCTCACCTCCTGCCCCGAACCGTCATGACGCTTTACAAGCTCAGCATCGAGCGCCCGGTGCTTTCCACCGTATTCTCGCTGGTCATTCTCATCTTTGGCGCCGTCGGGTTTTACTTCCTCGGCGTCCGCGAGTACCCGGCCGTCGACCCGCCCATCATCAGCGTCGT comes from Salisaeta longa DSM 21114 and encodes:
- a CDS encoding efflux RND transporter periplasmic adaptor subunit, which encodes MMTSSTGKQIAGWVVALGVMGLLAWPKISASGDAASSNRGAAPPLGVDVTVVTPTTVTERIETTGTLRANESVALTAETSGKITSLRFAEGDRVAAGQLLFTINSAELEAQRERLSHELSLAREQAQRQAQLLQQGGVSQETYDETLTRVQVLEAEQALLDAQIAKTKVRAPFGGTVGLRYVSEGSYLTPQTTVAMLHDLNPLKLDFSVPEQYAGRVAPGQPIRFRVRGGDTVHTATIYAQASTIDPETRTLPLRARLANPARRLRPGAFADITVPLQATRDALTVPTFAVLPELGTQQVFVLERGVAQPRNVTLGVRGDSAVQITEGLAAGDTVITSGLQRLRGGLPVRVERVE